A genomic segment from Dermatobacter hominis encodes:
- the hflX gene encoding GTPase HflX, giving the protein MTGHDDLEPEGADLDGADLDEVGVAGTGLDALDPDSLDALEPDSLDLDRLSVGTPVDDDTHRGAFGEFGGESGAFIERTFRERIVLVGVALPGVSEELLDESLDELELLVDTAGADVVARVVQRRGAPDPATYVGSGKAEEIRQVAEATDCDTVVFDDELSPAQQRNLEKLLGRTAIDRTAVILDIFGQNAHSQEGKAQVQLAMFRYRLPRLRGKGGSLSQQAGGVGTRRGPGETQLEIDRRRITRQMHRLEAELRQISRTRETQRKSRRRAGIPNVVIVGYTNAGKSTLLNRLTQAGVLVEDRLFATLDATTRRLQLPGGESVLLTDTVGFVRKLPHQLVEAFRSTLDVANEADLLVHVVDGSAADPEGNIDAVRAVLREIAPDDQAVRPELLVFNKSDRGPGAEKLVEHHPGSVAISAVTGDGVEDLLLRIGDRLRALLPAVDLFVPYDRGDVIAALHRAGEVVTETAEDDGVRISARLAASSAPRFAEFVTGGGR; this is encoded by the coding sequence GTGACCGGTCATGACGACCTCGAACCCGAGGGCGCCGACCTGGACGGGGCCGACCTCGACGAGGTCGGCGTCGCCGGCACCGGCCTCGACGCGCTCGACCCGGACAGCCTCGATGCGCTGGAGCCGGACAGCCTCGACCTCGACCGCCTGTCGGTCGGGACCCCCGTCGACGACGACACCCACCGGGGCGCCTTCGGCGAGTTCGGCGGCGAGTCCGGCGCGTTCATCGAGCGGACGTTCCGGGAGCGGATCGTCCTCGTCGGCGTGGCGCTCCCCGGCGTCAGCGAGGAGCTCCTCGACGAGTCGCTCGACGAGCTCGAGCTCCTGGTCGACACCGCCGGTGCCGACGTCGTGGCCCGCGTCGTCCAGCGCCGCGGGGCGCCCGACCCCGCCACCTACGTCGGCAGCGGCAAGGCCGAGGAGATCCGCCAGGTCGCCGAGGCGACGGACTGCGACACGGTGGTGTTCGACGACGAGCTGTCGCCCGCGCAGCAGCGGAACCTCGAGAAGCTGCTCGGCCGGACGGCGATCGACCGCACCGCGGTGATCCTCGACATCTTCGGCCAGAACGCCCACAGCCAGGAGGGCAAGGCGCAGGTCCAGCTCGCCATGTTCCGGTACCGGCTGCCCCGGCTCCGGGGCAAGGGCGGGTCGCTGTCGCAGCAGGCCGGTGGCGTCGGCACCCGGCGGGGTCCGGGTGAGACGCAGCTCGAGATCGACCGCCGCCGTATCACGCGCCAGATGCACCGGCTCGAGGCCGAGCTCCGCCAGATCTCCCGCACGCGCGAGACCCAGCGGAAGTCGCGCCGGCGCGCCGGCATCCCCAACGTCGTGATCGTCGGGTACACGAACGCCGGCAAGTCGACGCTGCTCAACCGCCTGACGCAGGCCGGCGTGCTCGTCGAGGACCGGCTGTTCGCGACCCTCGACGCCACGACCCGTCGCCTCCAGCTGCCGGGTGGCGAGTCGGTGCTGCTGACCGACACCGTCGGGTTCGTGCGCAAGCTGCCGCACCAGCTGGTCGAGGCGTTCCGCTCGACCCTCGACGTCGCCAACGAGGCCGACCTGCTGGTGCACGTCGTCGACGGGTCGGCCGCCGACCCCGAGGGCAACATCGACGCCGTCCGGGCCGTCCTACGGGAGATCGCCCCCGACGACCAGGCCGTGCGACCCGAGCTCCTCGTGTTCAACAAGTCCGACCGGGGACCCGGGGCCGAGAAGCTGGTCGAGCACCACCCCGGGTCGGTCGCCATCTCCGCCGTCACCGGCGACGGCGTCGAGGACCTCCTGCTCCGGATCGGCGACCGCCTGCGGGCCCTGCTGCCCGCGGTCGACCTGTTCGTGCCCTACGACCGTGGCGACGTGATCGCCGCGCTGCACCGTGCGGGCGAGGTCGTCACGGAGACCGCCGAGGACGACGGCGTGCGGATCTCGGCCCGCCTGGCCGCCTCGAGCGCCCCGCGGTTCGCGGAGTTCGTGACCGGGGGCGGCCGGTGA
- a CDS encoding MiaB/RimO family radical SAM methylthiotransferase: MTKRYLVRTFGCQMNEHDSERLAGLLEADGYVPAADVDEADVVVLNTCCIRENADNKLYGTLGHLKSVKDRRPDMEIVVAGCLSQKDGEGVAARAPYVDVVLGTHNVHRAVELLHEHQAHGRSVTEILSETVAEDHELFPSALPVVRESGHSAWVTIQIGCDNSCAFCIVPAVRGPEISRPFGDVVAEVERAAADGVTQVTLLGQNVNSYGRDLTLRLRGATTDDAPDPAFLAGAAWEQDPAHRARPLFADLLRVVGEVPGIRRVRYTSPHPKDLRPETITAMSDVDSVCEHLHLPLQSGSDRVLAAMHRGYTADRYLERLAAARAGIDDLAVTTDIIVGFPGETDADFEATLEVAAEARYDNAFTFVYSSRPGTEAADLSDPVPHEVAVERMGRLRTVVERTSRLGHEGRIGRIEEVMVEGPSRRDPGRLSGRTRHNRLVHFPSDRPLRPGTYASVEVTEASTTNLVGRLVEVLAEPTHRRRIPVSVA, translated from the coding sequence GTGACCAAGCGGTACCTCGTGCGCACCTTCGGGTGCCAGATGAACGAGCACGACTCAGAGCGCCTCGCCGGGCTGCTCGAGGCCGACGGCTACGTCCCGGCCGCGGACGTGGACGAGGCCGACGTCGTCGTGCTCAACACGTGCTGCATCCGGGAGAACGCCGACAACAAGCTGTACGGCACGCTCGGCCACCTGAAGTCGGTCAAGGACCGTCGTCCCGACATGGAGATCGTCGTCGCCGGCTGCCTGTCGCAGAAGGACGGCGAGGGCGTCGCGGCGCGGGCGCCGTACGTCGACGTCGTCCTCGGCACCCACAACGTGCACCGCGCCGTCGAGCTCCTTCACGAGCACCAGGCCCACGGCCGCTCGGTCACCGAGATCCTGTCCGAGACGGTCGCCGAGGACCACGAGCTGTTCCCGTCGGCGCTCCCGGTCGTGCGCGAGTCGGGCCACTCGGCCTGGGTCACGATCCAGATCGGCTGCGACAACAGCTGCGCGTTCTGCATCGTCCCGGCCGTCCGGGGCCCCGAGATCAGTCGCCCGTTCGGCGACGTCGTGGCCGAGGTGGAGCGGGCGGCGGCCGACGGCGTCACGCAGGTCACCCTGCTCGGCCAGAACGTGAACTCCTACGGCCGGGACCTCACGCTCCGCCTCCGCGGCGCGACGACCGACGACGCGCCGGATCCGGCCTTCCTGGCCGGCGCGGCGTGGGAGCAGGACCCGGCCCACCGGGCCCGGCCGCTGTTCGCCGACCTCCTCCGCGTCGTCGGCGAGGTGCCCGGCATCCGTCGGGTCCGCTACACGAGCCCCCACCCGAAGGACCTGCGCCCCGAGACGATCACCGCCATGTCCGACGTCGACAGCGTCTGCGAGCACCTCCACCTGCCGCTGCAGTCCGGCAGCGACCGGGTCCTCGCCGCCATGCACCGGGGCTACACCGCCGACCGCTACCTGGAGCGGCTCGCGGCGGCGCGGGCCGGCATCGACGACCTCGCCGTCACCACCGACATCATCGTCGGCTTCCCCGGCGAGACGGACGCCGACTTCGAGGCCACGCTCGAGGTCGCCGCCGAGGCCCGCTACGACAACGCCTTCACGTTCGTCTACTCGTCCCGTCCCGGCACCGAGGCCGCCGACCTGAGCGACCCTGTCCCGCACGAGGTCGCCGTCGAGCGCATGGGCCGCCTCCGCACGGTGGTCGAGCGGACCTCCCGCCTCGGCCACGAGGGCCGGATCGGCCGCATCGAGGAGGTCATGGTCGAGGGCCCGAGCCGGCGCGACCCGGGCCGGCTGAGCGGCCGGACCCGCCACAACCGCCTCGTGCACTTCCCGTCGGACCGGCCGCTGCGTCCCGGCACCTACGCCTCGGTGGAGGTCACCGAGGCCTCCACCACCAACCTCGTCGGCCGGCTCGTCGAGGTGCTCGCCGAGCCGACCCACCGCCGCCGCATCCCGGTGAGCGTGGCGTGA
- the recA gene encoding recombinase RecA: MALSQIEKQYGKGSVMKMSDKGSMAVESVPTGALALDIALGIGGLPRGRVVEIYGPESSGKSTLAMHVVAEAQRNGGICAYVDAEHAMDPVYAAKIGVDVDELLISQPDTGEQALEIADMLVRSGAIDVLVVDSVAALTPRAEIEGEMGDSHVGLQARLMSQALRKLTANLNKTQTICVFINQLREKIGVMFGSPETTPGGRALKFYSSVRLDIRRIESIKDGVEVVGNRTRVKVVKNKVAPPFKQAEFDIMYGKGISREGSLLDIGVEHDIVKKSGAWYTYEGEQLGQGRENAKAFLTDHPEVMVEIQDRVLRAVGIGQGESEESVDLSDDVVDPDDLPISLD, from the coding sequence ATGGCGCTCAGCCAGATCGAGAAGCAGTACGGCAAGGGCTCGGTCATGAAGATGAGCGACAAGGGCTCCATGGCGGTGGAGTCCGTGCCGACCGGCGCACTGGCGCTCGACATCGCGCTCGGCATCGGCGGCCTGCCCCGCGGCCGCGTGGTGGAGATCTACGGCCCGGAGTCCTCCGGCAAGTCCACGCTCGCCATGCACGTGGTGGCCGAGGCGCAGCGCAACGGCGGCATCTGCGCCTACGTCGACGCCGAGCACGCCATGGACCCGGTGTACGCCGCCAAGATCGGCGTCGACGTCGACGAGCTGCTCATCTCCCAGCCCGACACGGGGGAGCAGGCGCTCGAGATCGCCGACATGCTCGTGCGCTCCGGCGCCATCGACGTGCTGGTCGTCGACTCGGTGGCGGCGCTCACGCCCCGGGCCGAGATCGAGGGCGAGATGGGCGACAGCCACGTCGGCCTGCAGGCCCGGCTCATGTCCCAGGCGCTGCGCAAGCTCACCGCCAACCTCAACAAGACCCAGACCATCTGCGTCTTCATCAACCAGCTGCGGGAGAAGATCGGCGTGATGTTCGGCTCGCCCGAGACCACCCCGGGCGGTCGTGCGCTGAAGTTCTACTCGTCGGTCCGCCTCGACATCCGCCGCATCGAGTCCATCAAGGACGGCGTCGAGGTCGTCGGCAACCGGACCCGGGTGAAGGTGGTCAAGAACAAGGTCGCCCCGCCGTTCAAGCAGGCCGAGTTCGACATCATGTACGGCAAGGGCATCAGCCGCGAGGGATCGCTGCTCGACATCGGCGTCGAGCACGACATCGTGAAGAAGTCGGGCGCCTGGTACACGTACGAGGGCGAGCAGCTCGGCCAGGGTCGGGAGAACGCCAAGGCGTTCCTCACCGACCACCCCGAGGTCATGGTGGAGATCCAGGATCGCGTGCTCCGTGCCGTCGGCATCGGGCAGGGCGAGTCGGAGGAGTCGGTGGACCTCTCCGATGACGTGGTCGATCCCGACGACCTCCCCATCTCCCTGGACTGA
- a CDS encoding CDP-alcohol phosphatidyltransferase family protein, whose product MSTDQRAATFGPGALLTPANVITIVRLLLAPVAFALIIQEQSGWFLFALWFCITASDSLDGYLARRQGTTRSGAFLDPLADKVLALGGLWAMVLAGRFWWLPVVLITLREALISAFRSYWGRRGLAVPASNVAKFKTFLQFSSVGFVTWPWFTDVTWIADGLLWAGVAVAWISAAQYLHAGSRATTTMARD is encoded by the coding sequence GTGAGCACGGACCAGCGCGCCGCGACGTTCGGTCCGGGCGCGCTGCTGACGCCGGCCAACGTGATCACGATCGTCCGGCTGCTGCTGGCGCCGGTCGCCTTCGCGCTGATCATCCAGGAGCAGTCGGGCTGGTTCCTCTTCGCCCTGTGGTTCTGCATCACGGCCTCCGACAGCCTCGACGGCTACCTGGCCCGGCGGCAGGGCACGACGCGCTCCGGCGCGTTCCTCGACCCGCTGGCCGACAAGGTGCTGGCGCTCGGCGGTCTGTGGGCGATGGTGCTGGCGGGACGGTTCTGGTGGCTGCCCGTCGTGCTGATCACCCTCCGCGAGGCGCTGATCTCCGCGTTCCGCAGCTACTGGGGGCGACGGGGCCTCGCGGTGCCGGCGTCGAACGTCGCCAAGTTCAAGACGTTCCTCCAGTTCAGCTCGGTCGGGTTCGTGACCTGGCCGTGGTTCACCGACGTGACCTGGATCGCCGACGGCCTGCTGTGGGCGGGCGTCGCGGTGGCGTGGATCAGCGCAGCGCAGTACCTGCACGCCGGCTCCCGGGCGACGACCACGATGGCCCGGGACTGA
- a CDS encoding CinA family nicotinamide mononucleotide deamidase-related protein: protein MRVEVVAVGTELLLGQIVDSNSSWIGEQLALAGLDSYFQTKVGDNLGRIVDVIELALSRSDAVICTGGLGPTQDDLTREAIAAVMGVPLEESEEAAERIIAMFGGRGRRMPMNNLRQAMKPVGAEFIPQQPGTAPGLVCPVTRPDATTGEPVEKVIYAVPGVPWEMQEMVSGTVLPDLQRRAGITSVIASRTLRTWGESESGLAEILADRLDELDRLAEAGEEGTATIAFLASGMEGLKVRLTAKAPTEALVAEVLRAEEAVVRGILGEVVFGVDDDTMESVVLDLLRERSLTLGVAESLTGGMVGSRICDVAGASDVFRGSIVSYASDVKFDLLGVPEGPVVTEEAARAMALGARRVLGTDVGIAATGVAGPDEQEGRPAGTVCMAVAIGDPGDPDSVLDSIEVRLPGRRRQVREFTVISLLGLLRRHLVGI from the coding sequence ATGCGCGTGGAGGTGGTGGCCGTCGGCACCGAGCTGCTGCTCGGCCAGATCGTCGACTCGAACTCGTCCTGGATCGGGGAGCAGCTCGCGCTCGCCGGGCTCGACTCGTACTTCCAGACGAAGGTGGGTGACAACCTCGGGCGCATCGTCGACGTGATCGAGCTGGCCCTGTCGCGCAGCGACGCCGTCATCTGCACCGGCGGCCTCGGCCCGACCCAGGACGACCTGACCCGGGAGGCGATCGCCGCGGTCATGGGCGTCCCGCTCGAGGAGTCCGAGGAGGCCGCCGAGCGCATCATCGCCATGTTCGGCGGGCGGGGGCGGCGCATGCCGATGAACAACCTGCGCCAGGCGATGAAGCCCGTCGGCGCCGAGTTCATTCCGCAGCAGCCGGGCACCGCGCCCGGGCTCGTCTGCCCGGTCACGCGGCCCGACGCGACGACGGGCGAGCCGGTCGAGAAGGTGATCTACGCGGTGCCGGGCGTGCCGTGGGAGATGCAGGAGATGGTGAGCGGGACCGTCCTGCCCGACCTGCAGCGCCGCGCCGGCATCACCTCGGTGATCGCCAGCCGCACGCTCCGGACCTGGGGCGAGTCGGAGTCCGGCCTGGCCGAGATCCTGGCCGACCGGCTCGACGAGCTCGACCGCCTGGCTGAGGCGGGGGAGGAGGGAACGGCCACGATCGCCTTCCTCGCCTCGGGCATGGAGGGCCTCAAGGTCCGCCTGACCGCCAAGGCCCCGACCGAGGCGCTCGTGGCCGAGGTGCTGCGGGCCGAGGAGGCCGTCGTCCGCGGCATCCTCGGCGAGGTCGTGTTCGGCGTCGACGACGACACGATGGAGTCGGTCGTGCTCGACCTCCTGCGCGAGCGCTCGCTGACGCTGGGCGTCGCGGAGTCGCTGACCGGCGGCATGGTCGGCTCGCGGATCTGCGACGTCGCCGGCGCGAGCGACGTGTTCCGCGGTTCGATCGTGTCCTACGCGTCGGACGTGAAGTTCGACCTCCTCGGCGTGCCCGAGGGCCCGGTGGTGACCGAGGAGGCGGCGAGGGCGATGGCGCTCGGCGCCCGCCGGGTGCTCGGCACCGACGTGGGGATCGCGGCGACCGGCGTGGCCGGACCCGACGAGCAGGAGGGCCGACCGGCGGGCACCGTCTGCATGGCGGTCGCGATCGGCGACCCGGGCGATCCGGACAGCGTCCTCGACTCGATCGAGGTGCGGCTGCCGGGCCGGCGGCGGCAGGTGCGGGAGTTCACGGTGATCTCGCTGCTCGGCCTCCTCCGCCGCCACCTCGTCGGGATATAG
- the miaA gene encoding tRNA (adenosine(37)-N6)-dimethylallyltransferase MiaA: MKARTATRPPGRHLVLVGPTASGKSAAAAALARRRSDRGQPTEVVSCDSMAVYRGMDVGTATPTVEERAGIPHHLLDVVDPTEEFSVQRFVELADDALDDIESRRASAVLVGGTGLYVQAVTDGLELPGRYPEVLAALEPLTTDELTTRLEELDPVAAGRVPPGNRRRLLRALEVTIGSGRPFSSSGPGLTAFPPTPFVLTGLTVPRDVVAGRIAERYGHQVADGFLDEVVALDALGDRLSRTAAEALGYRELLAHLRGEMTRDEALDVAIQRTRRFAVRQERWFRRDPRIEWFAAGPTDEVARRLDEHWSATAGPAGILDPDGANPTTTVGPSCCD, translated from the coding sequence GTGAAGGCCCGCACCGCCACCCGCCCGCCGGGCCGCCACCTGGTGCTCGTCGGTCCGACCGCCTCGGGCAAGTCGGCGGCGGCGGCCGCGCTCGCCCGTCGCCGGAGCGACCGCGGGCAGCCCACCGAGGTCGTGAGCTGCGACTCGATGGCCGTGTACCGCGGCATGGACGTCGGCACCGCCACGCCGACGGTCGAGGAGCGCGCCGGCATCCCGCACCACCTCCTCGACGTGGTCGACCCGACCGAGGAGTTCTCGGTGCAGCGCTTCGTCGAGCTGGCCGACGACGCCCTCGACGACATCGAGTCGCGCCGCGCCTCGGCCGTGCTCGTCGGCGGGACGGGGCTCTACGTCCAGGCGGTGACCGACGGACTCGAGCTGCCCGGGCGCTACCCCGAGGTCCTGGCCGCGCTCGAGCCCCTGACGACCGACGAGCTCACCACCCGCCTCGAGGAGCTCGACCCCGTCGCGGCCGGCCGCGTGCCGCCGGGCAACCGCCGCCGCCTGCTGCGGGCGCTCGAGGTCACGATCGGCTCCGGCCGACCGTTCTCCTCGTCGGGCCCCGGCCTCACCGCCTTCCCGCCGACGCCGTTCGTCCTCACCGGCCTGACGGTGCCACGCGACGTCGTCGCCGGGCGCATCGCCGAGCGGTACGGGCACCAGGTGGCGGACGGCTTCCTGGACGAGGTCGTCGCGCTCGATGCGCTCGGCGACCGACTCTCGCGCACCGCCGCCGAGGCGCTGGGGTACCGCGAGCTGCTGGCGCACCTCCGGGGCGAGATGACCCGGGACGAGGCGCTCGACGTGGCGATCCAGCGCACCCGACGGTTCGCGGTCCGCCAGGAGCGCTGGTTCCGCCGCGATCCCCGCATCGAGTGGTTCGCCGCGGGGCCCACCGACGAGGTGGCCCGGCGGCTCGACGAGCACTGGTCCGCCACGGCCGGACCGGCGGGGATACTCGATCCTGACGGCGCCAATCCCACCACTACCGTGGGTCCATCGTGTTGCGACTGA
- a CDS encoding aminotransferase class I/II-fold pyridoxal phosphate-dependent enzyme, producing MTQATAGFVPPPYPYDRLREVEALAAERFGAAGGVVDLSIGTPHDPPPRAVLEALAGSDTERGYPPSIGTPALRDAVSGWFARRFAVDVDPSAVGACVGTKELVAGLPHWLRLRDPSRDTVLYPAVSYPSYAMGATLAGCRAVPVPVDDRWRLDLSAVDPDDAARALCLWCNTPGNPAGALDDLDAAAEWGRTNGVLVLSDECYVEFTWAGTPVVAGQQPGHTILEAGAPGVVAVHSLSKRSNLAGLRVGFYAGDADVVGYLQEVRKHAGLMVPGPAQAAGVAALADQLAVDEQRLRYRTRLERMAGILARTGVAAPLPEGGFYLWVPAPEGDAWGLARRLATDLGVVASPGEFYGDAAADHVRLAMVQPDAALDLLEARVGPLSA from the coding sequence GTGACCCAGGCGACGGCGGGCTTCGTCCCGCCGCCGTACCCGTACGACCGGCTGCGGGAGGTCGAGGCCCTCGCTGCGGAGCGCTTCGGCGCCGCGGGCGGCGTCGTCGACCTGTCGATCGGCACGCCCCACGACCCGCCGCCCCGCGCCGTGCTGGAGGCGCTCGCCGGGTCGGACACGGAGCGGGGCTACCCGCCGTCGATCGGGACCCCGGCCCTCCGCGACGCGGTGTCGGGCTGGTTCGCCCGGCGCTTCGCCGTCGACGTCGACCCGTCGGCCGTCGGCGCCTGCGTGGGCACGAAGGAGCTGGTGGCCGGCCTGCCGCACTGGCTGCGGCTCCGCGACCCGTCGCGCGACACCGTGCTGTACCCGGCGGTCAGCTACCCGAGCTACGCGATGGGGGCGACGCTGGCCGGCTGCCGGGCGGTCCCGGTGCCGGTCGACGACCGCTGGCGGCTCGACCTCTCCGCCGTCGACCCCGACGACGCCGCCCGGGCCCTCTGCCTGTGGTGCAACACGCCCGGCAACCCCGCCGGAGCGCTCGACGACCTCGACGCCGCCGCCGAGTGGGGCCGGACCAACGGCGTGCTGGTCCTCAGCGACGAGTGCTACGTCGAGTTCACCTGGGCCGGGACCCCGGTGGTCGCCGGCCAGCAGCCGGGCCACACGATCCTCGAGGCGGGCGCGCCGGGCGTCGTCGCGGTCCACTCGCTCTCCAAGCGCTCGAACCTCGCCGGCCTCCGGGTCGGCTTCTACGCCGGCGACGCCGACGTCGTCGGGTACCTCCAGGAGGTCCGCAAGCACGCAGGGCTCATGGTCCCTGGCCCGGCCCAGGCGGCGGGCGTGGCGGCGCTGGCCGACCAGCTCGCCGTCGACGAGCAGCGCCTCCGCTACCGGACGCGCCTCGAGCGGATGGCCGGCATCCTCGCCCGCACGGGCGTCGCCGCGCCCCTGCCCGAGGGCGGGTTCTACCTGTGGGTCCCGGCGCCGGAGGGCGACGCCTGGGGCCTGGCCCGCCGCCTGGCGACCGACCTCGGCGTCGTGGCCAGCCCCGGCGAGTTCTACGGCGACGCCGCAGCGGACCACGTGCGGCTGGCGATGGTGCAGCCCGACGCCGCGCTGGACCTGCTCGAGGCCCGGGTCGGACCGCTGTCGGCCTGA
- the dapF gene encoding diaminopimelate epimerase has product MLRLTKFHGLGNDFLVAHWLDHVDAARPALTPDPEVARALCARHTGVGADGLIYALPPGGGDADVHMVLLNADGSEAEISGNGIRCLAQAVLRREGRGEGDVLVETAGGLRQLRTVKGDVDGELWTQVDMGEPTDGPTPSAAAQEFPALQRATVDIGNPHVVFLVEDPDAVDLTAVGPDLERSFAAGINVHVVAPTSDEDLELRVWERGVGITQACGSGAVAATVAAHRWGSVGPHVNVHMPGGVAVVDVDGPRALLTGPSTFVAEVVVP; this is encoded by the coding sequence GTGTTGCGACTGACCAAGTTCCACGGCCTCGGCAACGACTTCCTCGTCGCCCACTGGCTGGACCACGTCGATGCCGCCCGCCCGGCCCTCACCCCGGATCCCGAGGTGGCCCGCGCCCTGTGCGCCCGCCACACCGGCGTCGGGGCGGACGGGTTGATCTACGCGCTCCCTCCCGGGGGAGGAGATGCGGATGTGCACATGGTCCTGCTCAACGCCGACGGCTCGGAAGCCGAGATCTCGGGCAACGGCATCCGCTGCCTCGCCCAGGCGGTCCTCCGACGCGAGGGCCGGGGCGAGGGCGACGTGCTCGTCGAGACCGCCGGGGGCCTGCGCCAGCTCCGCACCGTCAAGGGCGACGTCGACGGCGAGCTGTGGACCCAGGTCGACATGGGCGAGCCCACCGACGGGCCGACCCCGAGCGCGGCCGCACAGGAGTTCCCGGCGCTGCAGCGGGCGACGGTCGACATCGGCAACCCGCACGTGGTGTTCCTCGTCGAGGACCCCGACGCCGTGGACCTGACCGCCGTGGGCCCCGACCTCGAGCGCAGCTTCGCGGCCGGCATCAACGTGCACGTCGTCGCGCCGACGTCCGACGAGGACCTCGAGCTGCGCGTCTGGGAGCGCGGCGTCGGCATCACCCAGGCCTGCGGGTCTGGTGCGGTCGCGGCCACCGTCGCCGCCCACCGCTGGGGATCGGTCGGTCCGCACGTCAACGTCCACATGCCCGGAGGGGTGGCCGTCGTCGACGTCGACGGGCCCCGCGCCCTGCTGACCGGGCCCTCCACGTTCGTCGCCGAGGTGGTGGTCCCGTGA
- the rimO gene encoding 30S ribosomal protein S12 methylthiotransferase RimO: protein MPRTYWVETLGCPKNQVDSDKLTGTLAADGLVPAASAEEADLVVVNTCAFVEEAREESVATILALEERRADGAELVVTGCMAERYGDELARALPEVDAVAGFGVPVTLGRTPAGRRGLIPVSVEPAPPTLDLLNLPRPRSARPWAYVKVAEGCDKACGFCAIPSFRGPQRSRTVASVLDEVRALQVREVVLVAQDLAAYGRDRTGDGRVEAPPGTTPIAELVRAVADEVDRVRLLYLYPSELTEELVELIATGPVPYFDLSLQHVSAPLVRRMRRWGDGDRFLGRIDGIRALRPDAALRSNFIVGYPGETEEDHDRLLDFVEAARLDWCGFFSYSDEEGTYAAGLDGRVDDGLVAERLAELRELQDRITGERRDALVGERTVVLVDEPGVARSHREAPEIDGIVEVPEDLAVGELHLVEVTAAAGPDLTAVPVGDRAAAGAVRSS from the coding sequence GTGCCGCGCACGTACTGGGTCGAGACGCTCGGCTGCCCCAAGAACCAGGTGGACTCCGACAAGCTCACCGGCACCCTCGCTGCCGACGGGCTGGTCCCGGCCGCCTCCGCCGAGGAGGCCGACCTCGTCGTCGTGAACACGTGCGCCTTCGTCGAGGAGGCCCGCGAGGAGAGCGTCGCCACGATCCTGGCGCTCGAGGAGCGCCGGGCCGACGGCGCCGAGCTCGTCGTGACCGGCTGCATGGCCGAGCGCTACGGCGACGAGCTGGCCCGGGCGCTGCCCGAGGTCGACGCCGTGGCGGGCTTCGGCGTGCCGGTCACGCTCGGGCGCACGCCCGCCGGTCGCCGCGGTCTCATCCCGGTGTCCGTCGAGCCGGCGCCGCCGACGCTCGACCTGCTGAACCTGCCCCGGCCCCGCTCGGCGCGCCCGTGGGCCTACGTGAAGGTCGCCGAGGGCTGCGACAAGGCGTGCGGCTTCTGCGCCATCCCGAGCTTCCGCGGGCCGCAGCGGTCCCGGACCGTGGCGTCCGTGCTCGACGAGGTCCGCGCGCTGCAGGTCCGGGAGGTCGTGCTCGTGGCGCAGGACCTGGCCGCGTACGGCCGGGACCGGACCGGCGACGGCCGGGTCGAGGCGCCCCCGGGGACCACGCCGATCGCCGAGCTCGTGCGCGCGGTGGCCGACGAGGTCGACCGGGTCCGGCTCCTCTACCTGTACCCGTCGGAGCTGACCGAGGAGCTCGTCGAGCTGATCGCCACCGGCCCGGTGCCGTACTTCGACCTGTCGTTGCAGCACGTGTCGGCGCCGCTCGTGCGCCGCATGCGCCGCTGGGGCGACGGCGACCGCTTCCTCGGCCGGATCGACGGCATCCGGGCACTGCGCCCCGACGCCGCGCTCCGCTCCAACTTCATCGTCGGATACCCCGGCGAGACCGAGGAGGACCACGACCGGTTGCTCGACTTCGTCGAGGCGGCCCGCCTCGACTGGTGCGGCTTCTTCTCCTACTCCGACGAGGAGGGCACCTACGCGGCCGGGCTCGACGGCCGTGTCGACGACGGCCTCGTCGCCGAGCGCCTGGCCGAGCTGCGAGAGCTGCAGGACCGCATCACCGGCGAGCGCCGCGACGCGCTGGTCGGCGAGCGGACCGTCGTCCTCGTCGACGAGCCGGGCGTCGCCCGCTCGCACCGTGAGGCGCCCGAGATCGACGGGATCGTCGAGGTCCCCGAGGACCTGGCGGTGGGGGAGCTGCACCTGGTGGAGGTGACCGCGGCGGCCGGGCCCGACCTGACCGCCGTGCCGGTGGGGGACCGCGCGGCGGCCGGCGCGGTGCGATCGTCGTGA